A stretch of Candidatus Peregrinibacteria bacterium DNA encodes these proteins:
- a CDS encoding VTT domain-containing protein, which translates to MILSIFTNIIVSLSSFKYLVIFFGAFFEGPVVMVATGFLLRLGYFPSVILVLLILVSGDLLADAMWYSIGYLGLSRIFHKFGVSRPILQKTKELFRKHEDLILLISKVTMGFGFAIPLLVTAGIMHVPFRKVLLYNLIGGLLWTSTLLAIGYFFGNVYSLIDEKFQIIFVAGSFMIFLATLYSGIRYIRKLTLNNN; encoded by the coding sequence ATGATACTTTCCATATTTACAAATATCATTGTCTCCCTTAGCAGTTTTAAATATCTCGTAATTTTTTTTGGAGCGTTCTTTGAAGGTCCTGTGGTAATGGTAGCAACCGGGTTTTTATTGCGACTTGGCTATTTCCCATCCGTGATTTTGGTTTTACTTATCCTCGTATCAGGGGATCTCCTTGCTGATGCTATGTGGTACAGTATCGGCTATCTCGGGCTTTCACGCATCTTTCACAAATTTGGCGTTTCTCGTCCGATACTCCAGAAAACAAAAGAGCTTTTCCGGAAGCATGAAGATCTCATTCTGCTCATCTCAAAAGTCACAATGGGGTTTGGATTTGCGATTCCGCTTCTCGTAACTGCAGGGATAATGCATGTTCCCTTCAGAAAAGTGTTGTTGTATAATCTCATCGGAGGCCTTCTTTGGACGAGCACATTGCTCGCTATTGGGTACTTCTTTGGGAATGTATATTCGCTCATAGATGAAAAATTTCAAATTATTTTTGTTGCTGGTTCTTTCATGATTTTCCTCGCTACCCTCTATTCAGGAATCCGTTATATTCGTAAACTTACGCTTAATAATAATTGA
- a CDS encoding glycosyltransferase, producing MISIIIPTLNEESVLERTLKNLKQGNSFPFEIIVSDGKSTDRTCEIAEQNFVRVEKYTGQKRQTIAGGKNLGARVAKYDYFLFQDADVIIPDPEQFFCRTVKFFENEPELVGITVSLRVLPEYETIFDRFMFKCINLLFIFRNNILRQGAASGEFQMIKRDAFYKLNGYNEKLVVAEDIDMFARLAKIGKTRMVQELTVFHTGRRAHKIGWPRLLMTWWINAFSLFFFKKSASKEWRSIR from the coding sequence ATGATTTCCATCATCATTCCTACTCTCAATGAAGAGAGCGTTCTCGAACGTACCCTTAAAAATCTCAAACAGGGGAACTCCTTCCCGTTCGAGATAATTGTGTCCGATGGAAAAAGTACTGATCGAACATGTGAGATTGCGGAACAAAATTTCGTACGCGTAGAGAAATATACCGGACAAAAACGCCAAACAATTGCTGGCGGGAAAAACTTAGGAGCACGTGTTGCGAAATATGATTATTTTCTGTTCCAAGACGCTGATGTCATTATTCCTGACCCCGAACAATTTTTTTGCCGAACTGTAAAATTTTTTGAAAATGAACCAGAGTTGGTCGGCATCACTGTTTCGTTACGCGTCCTCCCAGAATACGAGACAATTTTCGACCGCTTCATGTTTAAGTGTATTAATCTCTTGTTTATTTTTCGAAATAATATACTGAGACAGGGAGCTGCAAGTGGAGAATTCCAAATGATCAAACGTGACGCTTTTTATAAACTCAATGGATATAATGAAAAATTGGTAGTAGCGGAGGATATCGATATGTTTGCACGCCTCGCGAAGATTGGCAAAACGCGAATGGTACAAGAACTTACGGTTTTTCACACAGGCCGACGCGCTCATAAAATTGGTTGGCCACGGCTTTTGATGACTTGGTGGATAAACGCCTTCTCCTTATTTTTTTTCAAAAAATCTGCCTCTAAAGAGTGGAGATCAATTCGGTAA